One Acidimicrobiia bacterium DNA window includes the following coding sequences:
- a CDS encoding HAD-IB family hydrolase: protein MRSTPPARVTPVVAAFDFDGTLSTRDNFMPFLFRVAGAPAATQTLATSGVRVARNGRSEWGRDAVKAEVLRRIFADYDADRFDTLGREFASDIVRRHLRPEAVDRVDWHRTQGHKLVVVSASLGVYVRPVAERLRFDAVLATELELGPGGKLTGKLEGANVRGAEKTRRLDVWLGGEPAYVWAYGDSSGDRELWARADRPVRVTRKRRFARDRVSIE from the coding sequence GTGCGTTCCACTCCTCCCGCTCGTGTCACACCGGTCGTCGCCGCGTTCGACTTCGACGGCACCCTCTCGACACGCGACAACTTCATGCCCTTCCTGTTCCGGGTCGCAGGCGCGCCCGCCGCCACCCAGACGCTGGCCACGAGCGGTGTGCGAGTCGCGCGGAATGGCCGCTCCGAGTGGGGGCGCGACGCAGTCAAGGCCGAGGTACTACGCCGTATCTTCGCCGACTACGACGCCGACCGTTTCGACACGCTCGGGCGCGAGTTCGCCTCCGACATCGTGCGTCGGCACCTCCGTCCCGAAGCAGTCGACCGCGTCGACTGGCACCGCACGCAGGGCCACAAGCTGGTGGTGGTCTCGGCATCGCTCGGCGTCTACGTACGCCCCGTCGCCGAGCGACTGCGCTTCGACGCGGTGCTGGCCACCGAACTCGAGCTCGGACCCGGAGGCAAGCTGACCGGCAAGCTCGAGGGCGCCAACGTGCGAGGTGCCGAGAAGACGCGGCGACTCGATGTCTGGCTCGGCGGCGAGCCGGCGTACGTGTGGGCGTACGGCGACAGCTCGGGCGACCGCGAGCTCTGGGCGCGCGCCGACCGGCCGGTGCGCGTCACGAGGAAGCGCCGCTTCGCGCGAGACCGCGTCTCCATCGAATAA